The genome window AAGGCAGATGTATTCTTCAATTAACAGGAACTAATATTTGCTTCATTCAGTACAACTCAGCAGACCACACCTCGAGCTGCTTCACCCTCCACAACTCACCCCCACTCCCCGAGTAACTAAATCCTGTAGGTACCTACCCTGTAAAACATAGATCTTCTCTTTGTACTCCACAGCATTATGGAATTCCATAGCAACTGGCATTGCACACACAGTTGTCCAACAATTCTCTCTGCTGTCATAGCACTCCACAGATTTCAGCGAGTTTCTCCCGTCACCCTCATAAACACGACCTCCAATCGCGTACATTTTACCGCAGCAGTACACTAGTTTGCAGCCTATTCTGGCTCGAAGCAAGGATGGTTTGGATAGCCATCTGTTGGTGGAATGGTCATACATCCAGAAATCATTTTCTGCCTTATGGTCAATAGAGACCTCACTGCTACTTGGCCTATACCCTCCTGCAATGTAAATGTCATTATCTGGTGATACAAGGATCCCCACTTCTCTCAGGTCATTTGGTGGTTTGCATAGTTTGAACACCCTTCCTGTGAATATATCTAGACAAGGCACTGTTTGCTTCTTTCCTGAGTGTTTGTGGGCAGCATCAAAGCAGATGATCATCTCAGAAGCAGTCATTCCAAGCCTCTGTGCACAGCCATTGGTGCTGGATGGTCCCTTTTCTACACAGCTTTTGGCGATAGCCTGTGCAAACTGAGGTGGAATTTTCTCTATAAAGGTATCTTCCATTAGAGGAAAACGTATGCATTTGGCAAAAATTTCTGGAAGGTAcacttctctctcattctgttcaTGTTCAAACCACCGTATAATGCTCTCATAAACATGCTCTTCGCGGTCTACGTTTAAGTCATCACTGTCTAGTATACTTATCAGTTGGTCTTTTGTCAACTGGAGAAACTCTTGTTCCTTGGTGACACACAGAAACTTCTTACGAATGTATTCCTTAGAGCGATCACCAAGTTCCTGATGTCCATAATGATCAGCAAAGATAAAGACCCCAATAGAATTTTGTGGATCCAAATGACTGATCATATACTTCGCACACTGGTCTTGGATGGAAGGGATCTGGAAGATGCTCGCTGCAGTGAACAAGGCTTGAACATTGGCCTCTGTCAGCATAATTCTGGAGGTGTAGGCATAGTTCAACACTAAATCCATCGACTCAGCTTCAACACCAACTATTCGAACTTCTTTCTGAGTCGTTTCTGTAAGGCCGCTAGTGAACATGGATCTAAGAAGAAAAGAGGGCCCCGTATTTTATGTTTGCTACAAGTAATTAttatgacaaaattttaaaagtagaaagttACCACAAAGACAAGCTTCATGGACTAAATTCCCTGACACTCTTAACAGAGATAACAACTGACAATCCAGCAGAAAGATTTAGTGTTGCTCATCTTAAAAACCCTATTCTGAGGACTAGCCCACTTTGTGACAACTAGGAAGAAAAGAAGAGTATACCTAAATAAAGCAAGCCAAAAGGTAACAGGGCATATTCCAGGTCACTTAATTGCCCTTAGAGTCTCCATCCAGGCTTCTTGTCAAGTTGTCCTGGGGACATGAGATCTTAAATCATTATGCCAGCCAGAAAGTTTAAGAATACCTAAAAGGGTGTGGGGTGGCAGTATGATACATTAATTAGCATACAAAGAGACAGTGTAATACAATTTTCTCATGTCCCAGTGGAAATGACAAGGCAACCTGTGCCCAAAACATAACTCCAAAAATTTCTTCTTAGAAAAACAAGATGTTCTTCAAAAGTACATATTCTCTAcctactcattttttaaaaatattgtttgaatgCTTCCTTAATTACTACAAAGATTATAATCGTCACTTAcccatcaacattttaaaaacctttatttgaaaagatatatTTCAATTTCTAAGTTAACTGTATTTTACCTATTAATATTGATATTAATAcatgaagtcttcaaaaagttcatgaaaaataggcattatgaaaactatgcagggatttaaaaatattacaccaaaataagcttttcaattctatttttccacaaattctaTGAAGTGCCTCATAAAGATTACAAGAGAGTTAATATACCTTCTTCTACAGAGAGCCTAACTGATTATTTAGAGGTAACAGTTTCTTAAAATTCCAAACTTTTGCCTTTGaacaaactttttatttaattaaaatactgATGTATTTATGGGACTTTCTTGACTAAAATACTACACAGCCAAAAATATGACTTTTTATTTAAGTATTAGTCATTTACAAACAAGATTTACCATTGTTTCCCTCCtttaagatttccttttaggctactctttttttttttttttttttttttaagattttatttatttgagaggtagagttagggacagaaagagggagagacagagagaaaggtattccatctgctggttcactccccaaatggccacaacagcaggagctgggccaatctaaaaccaggagcttcttccaggtctcccatgtgggtacaggggcccaagcacttggatcagcttctactgctctcctatgCCAAAGCAGACAGATGGATGGAAAAAAAGAGCAACCTGGAACACGAACTGGCCTCCATACAGGAAGCCGGCacctcaagcagaggcttaacctacctcAACACAGGACTGGCACCTTAAAAAAACTTTCGATTGGATTTTTATGTTTAAGAGTAGccaaggggccagggctgtggaatagtaggctaagtcttcacctgctgcacccgcatcccatatggcctccaGTTCTTAtcccctctgctcctcttcctatccagctctctgctgggaaagcagtggaagatggcccgagtgcttgagtcCTCTTGCCCACAtcggaaacctggaagaagctcccggctcctggcttcgaagtGACTCAGTTGTAGCCAttgcggatggaagatatctcactctgtctctccctctgtctgttggtaactctacctctcaaataaataaataaatcctttaaaagaaaaaattttttaaaacctcttgaaggccggcaccgcggctcactaggctaatcctctgccttgcggcactggctcaccgggttctagtcccggtcggggcaccggattctgtcccggttgcccctcttccaggccagctctctgctgtggccagggagtgcagtggaggatggcccaagtacttgggccctgcaccccatgggagaccaggagaagcacctggctcctgccatcggatcagcgcagtgcgccagccgcggcggccattggagggtgaacaaacggcaaaggaagacctttctctctggctctctctctctcactgtccactctgcctgtcaaaaaataaaaataaaataaaataaaacctcttAAAGAAAGGGCTACgtgctttgtatttttattttcaaggtcTAGAATGTTTAgtaactatttgttgaagaaatggaCCAACATTGGAAATAGAATTGATTATTGAAGTCTAGACTCCTCCCACTTTAAATGATATTATGAAATTTATCCTTAAATGGGAAGAGTTCCAGTCACTTTTAAAGTCTctattaaatatgtaaaattaatcttaaaatgtAGTAAAACAAACAGTGGAGGTCCAAGAAGCCAGTTTGCTGTGCAGGTTAGTCATCTGTGAGTCTGATTTTTActtgtacaatgtaaattttagaatcacaCAGGCTTCCTTTGATGACAGAAAACTAGATCTTCCTAGCTGGTTTTCCATTCAGTTGCTGAACGGCTCACCTACACAGCtaccaaaaataaatagaaaaataagcccTTCATTCCGCAGAGATTAACTCCCAAAGGAGAACATAGCACGTATTCCTTTATCATAGCAACTCCTGAAAGCCCAGCAGGAGGGCTGACGCTTGGTGAGTTGTGCACAGTTCTCAAAGGTTCTTTATGCGAAGTCTATGCAAAACAGAGCATCTCCTCACAGGACATGCTAAGAGGCAAAATAATCATAGGGGGCCACAAAACACTCCTGCCAGATTTCTAGCTATTCTAACGTTTCTACCAGTGATGCAAGACCTAGAAATTGTTAAGTatggggcctgcaccgtggctcactaggttaatcctccgcgtgtggtgcctgcagcccatatgggcgctgggttctagtcctggttgctcctcttccagtcca of Oryctolagus cuniculus chromosome 10, mOryCun1.1, whole genome shotgun sequence contains these proteins:
- the KBTBD8 gene encoding kelch repeat and BTB domain-containing protein 8 isoform X1, whose product is MAASADLSKPSPTPNGIPSSDTASDAMDPFHACSILKQLKTMYDEGQLTDIIVEVDHGKTFSCHRNVLAAISPYFRSMFTSGLTETTQKEVRIVGVEAESMDLVLNYAYTSRIMLTEANVQALFTAASIFQIPSIQDQCAKYMISHLDPQNSIGVFIFADHYGHQELGDRSKEYIRKKFLCVTKEQEFLQLTKDQLISILDSDDLNVDREEHVYESIIRWFEHEQNEREVYLPEIFAKCIRFPLMEDTFIEKIPPQFAQAIAKSCVEKGPSSTNGCAQRLGMTASEMIICFDAAHKHSGKKQTVPCLDIFTGRVFKLCKPPNDLREVGILVSPDNDIYIAGGYRPSSSEVSIDHKAENDFWMYDHSTNRWLSKPSLLRARIGCKLVYCCGKMYAIGGRVYEGDGRNSLKSVECYDSRENCWTTVCAMPVAMEFHNAVEYKEKIYVLQGEFFLFYEPQKDYWGFLTPMTVPRIQGLAAVYKDSIYYIAGTCGNHQRMFTVEAYDIELNKWTRKKDFPCDQSINPYLKLVLFQNKLHLFVRATQVTVEEHVFRTSRKNSLYQYDDIADQWMKVYETPDRLWDLGRHFECAVAKLYPQCLQKVL
- the KBTBD8 gene encoding kelch repeat and BTB domain-containing protein 8 isoform X2, with amino-acid sequence MFTSGLTETTQKEVRIVGVEAESMDLVLNYAYTSRIMLTEANVQALFTAASIFQIPSIQDQCAKYMISHLDPQNSIGVFIFADHYGHQELGDRSKEYIRKKFLCVTKEQEFLQLTKDQLISILDSDDLNVDREEHVYESIIRWFEHEQNEREVYLPEIFAKCIRFPLMEDTFIEKIPPQFAQAIAKSCVEKGPSSTNGCAQRLGMTASEMIICFDAAHKHSGKKQTVPCLDIFTGRVFKLCKPPNDLREVGILVSPDNDIYIAGGYRPSSSEVSIDHKAENDFWMYDHSTNRWLSKPSLLRARIGCKLVYCCGKMYAIGGRVYEGDGRNSLKSVECYDSRENCWTTVCAMPVAMEFHNAVEYKEKIYVLQGEFFLFYEPQKDYWGFLTPMTVPRIQGLAAVYKDSIYYIAGTCGNHQRMFTVEAYDIELNKWTRKKDFPCDQSINPYLKLVLFQNKLHLFVRATQVTVEEHVFRTSRKNSLYQYDDIADQWMKVYETPDRLWDLGRHFECAVAKLYPQCLQKVL